A genomic window from Pseudomonas leptonychotis includes:
- the parC gene encoding DNA topoisomerase IV subunit A: protein MSDSLDLSLDGVERRSLADFTEQAYLNYSMYVIMDRALPHIGDGLKPVQRRIIYAMSELGLDADSKHKKSARTVGDVLGKFHPHGDSACYEAMVLMAQPFSYRYTLVDGQGNWGAPDDPKSFAAMRYTEARLSRYAEVLLGELGQGTVDWVPNFDGTLDEPATLPARLPNLLLNGTTGIAVGMATDVPPHNLREVATACIRLLDEPNATVEQLCEHVLGPDYPTEAEIITPRSDLLKIYETGKGSVRMRAVYRIEDGDIVVTALPHQVSGAKVLEQIAAQMQAKKLPMVADLRDESDHEHPCRIVIIPRSNRVDAGELMQHLFATTELESSYRVNTNVIGLDGKPSVKNLRTLLTEWLTYRVNTVRRRLQFRLDKVERRLHLLEGLLTAFLNLDEVIHIIRTEDQPKPVLMARFGLDDIQADYILDTRLRQLARLEEMKIRGEQDELAKERAKLQALLGSEAKLKKLVRQEILEDAEKYGDDRRSPIVARAEAKALSETELMPTEPVTVVISEKGWVRCGKGHDIDATGLSYKAGDGFKTSAPGRSNQFAVFIDSTGRSYSLAAHSLPSARGQGEPLTGRLQPPPGATFECVLLPDDSALYVIASDAGYGFVVKGEDLQAKNKAGKALLSLPAGALVVPPKPLGNREEDWLAAVTTEGRLLLFPVRDLPQLGKGKGNKIIGIPGERVASREEYLTDLAVLPVGSTLVLQAGKRTLSLKADDLEHYKGERGRRGNKLPRGFQRVDSLLVEVQG from the coding sequence ATGAGCGACTCCCTCGATTTGAGCCTGGACGGTGTTGAGCGCCGCTCTCTTGCCGATTTTACCGAGCAGGCTTACCTCAACTATTCCATGTACGTGATCATGGACCGCGCGTTGCCGCATATTGGCGACGGTTTGAAACCGGTGCAGCGGCGCATCATCTACGCCATGAGCGAGCTGGGCCTGGACGCTGACTCCAAGCACAAGAAATCGGCACGTACCGTCGGTGACGTACTCGGTAAGTTTCACCCGCATGGTGACAGTGCCTGCTACGAAGCCATGGTGCTGATGGCGCAGCCGTTCAGCTACCGCTACACCTTGGTCGATGGCCAGGGTAACTGGGGGGCGCCGGATGACCCCAAATCCTTTGCCGCCATGCGTTATACCGAGGCGCGTCTGTCGCGCTATGCCGAAGTGCTGCTTGGCGAGTTGGGGCAGGGCACCGTGGATTGGGTGCCGAACTTCGACGGCACTCTGGACGAGCCGGCGACGTTGCCGGCACGGCTGCCCAATTTGCTGCTCAATGGCACCACCGGTATTGCCGTGGGCATGGCCACCGATGTGCCGCCGCACAACCTGCGTGAAGTGGCGACGGCGTGCATCCGTTTGCTGGACGAGCCGAACGCCACGGTTGAGCAGCTCTGCGAACATGTCCTCGGGCCGGACTACCCGACTGAAGCGGAGATCATCACCCCGCGTAGCGACCTGCTAAAGATCTATGAAACTGGTAAAGGCTCGGTGCGTATGCGCGCCGTGTACCGTATTGAGGATGGTGACATTGTCGTCACCGCGCTGCCGCATCAGGTGTCCGGGGCCAAGGTGCTGGAGCAGATCGCCGCGCAAATGCAGGCGAAGAAGCTGCCGATGGTCGCTGATCTGCGCGATGAATCGGATCACGAACACCCGTGCCGTATCGTTATTATTCCGCGCTCCAACCGGGTGGATGCCGGCGAGCTGATGCAGCACCTGTTTGCCACCACGGAGCTTGAGTCCAGCTATCGGGTCAACACCAATGTGATTGGCTTGGACGGCAAGCCGTCGGTGAAAAACCTGCGCACTTTGCTCACCGAGTGGCTGACGTACCGGGTTAATACCGTGCGCCGGCGCCTGCAGTTCCGCTTGGACAAAGTCGAGCGTCGCCTGCACCTGTTGGAAGGCTTGCTGACTGCCTTTCTCAATCTCGATGAAGTGATCCACATCATCCGCACCGAGGACCAGCCCAAGCCGGTGCTGATGGCGCGTTTCGGTCTCGATGATATTCAGGCCGACTACATCCTCGACACCCGTCTGCGTCAGCTCGCGCGCCTTGAGGAAATGAAGATCCGTGGCGAGCAGGACGAACTGGCCAAGGAGCGCGCCAAGCTGCAGGCGTTGCTCGGCAGTGAAGCCAAGCTGAAAAAATTGGTGCGCCAAGAGATTCTCGAAGACGCCGAAAAATATGGCGACGACCGTCGCTCGCCGATTGTCGCCCGCGCTGAAGCCAAGGCGCTGAGCGAAACCGAGCTGATGCCGACTGAGCCCGTCACTGTGGTGATTTCGGAAAAAGGCTGGGTACGCTGCGGCAAAGGTCACGATATCGATGCCACCGGGCTGTCGTACAAAGCCGGTGATGGCTTCAAAACCTCAGCCCCTGGGCGTTCCAACCAGTTCGCCGTGTTTATCGACTCCACCGGACGCAGCTATTCGCTGGCGGCGCATTCGCTGCCATCGGCGCGCGGCCAGGGCGAGCCGTTAACCGGGCGCTTGCAGCCGCCGCCGGGCGCGACCTTCGAATGCGTACTGCTGCCCGATGACAGTGCGCTGTATGTGATTGCCTCTGATGCGGGTTACGGTTTTGTGGTCAAGGGTGAAGACCTGCAGGCCAAGAACAAGGCTGGCAAGGCACTGCTTAGCCTGCCTGCCGGCGCGCTGGTGGTGCCGCCGAAACCGCTGGGCAACCGTGAAGAAGATTGGCTCGCGGCGGTGACCACAGAGGGCCGTCTGCTGCTATTCCCTGTGCGCGATCTGCCGCAGCTGGGTAAAGGCAAGGGCAACAAGATCATTGGCATCCCCGGTGAGCGCGTGGCCAGCCGTGAGGAATACCTCACTGACCTGGCGGTGTTGCCTGTTGGTAGTACCTTGGTCTTGCAAGCCGGTAAGCGCACCTTGTCGCTCAAGGCTGATGATCTAGAGCACTACAAGGGCGAGCGCGGGCGGCGCGGTAACAAGCTGCCCCGTGGTTTCCAGCGTGTCGACAGCCTATTGGTCGAGGTCCAGGGCTAA
- a CDS encoding retropepsin-like aspartic protease family protein, whose translation MSSQPAGKRAGRVMLVLAWGAALLLATKFFGDWEDAQRNPNRTPESVHGSGYVEVRLASSRQGHYMADGKINGQTVTFLLDTGATSVAVPVEVAQRLGLQAGAAITINTANGRATAHRTRLQRLQLGDIVLTDVDALIAPGMGGDDVLLGMSALKQLEFTQRSGTLMLRQTTSQQPISQQPTLK comes from the coding sequence GTGAGCAGTCAACCTGCTGGGAAGCGTGCCGGCCGTGTGATGCTGGTGCTGGCCTGGGGGGCGGCTCTGTTGCTGGCGACCAAGTTTTTCGGTGACTGGGAAGACGCTCAGCGTAACCCCAACCGTACGCCTGAATCTGTGCACGGCAGCGGCTATGTGGAGGTGCGCTTGGCCAGCAGCCGGCAGGGCCACTATATGGCCGACGGCAAGATCAATGGGCAGACCGTGACCTTTCTTCTCGATACCGGTGCGACTTCGGTGGCGGTGCCGGTCGAGGTGGCGCAGCGCTTGGGCTTGCAGGCCGGTGCAGCGATCACCATCAACACCGCCAATGGCCGCGCCACGGCGCACCGTACGCGCCTGCAGCGCTTGCAGTTGGGCGATATCGTGCTGACTGATGTGGATGCACTGATTGCCCCTGGCATGGGCGGCGATGACGTATTACTGGGCATGAGTGCCCTCAAGCAACTCGAATTTACCCAGCGCAGCGGCACCTTGATGCTGCGCCAGACAACATCGCAGCAACCCATTTCGCAACAACCCACTTTGAAATGA
- the serB gene encoding phosphoserine phosphatase SerB, with translation MREIVLINITGEDRPGLTAAITGVLAQGGVNILDIGQAVIHDTLSFGILVEIPDTERASSVLKDILFTAYKLDQQVRFTPVSEADYQQWVSGQGKARHIVTLLTRKVTAEQLQRVSAITARYDLNIDHIDRLSGRMPLDMPAEQGKGCIEFSVRGEPADPAALRAEFLSVAQELNVDIAFQQDSLYRRNRRLAVFDMDSTLIEAEVIDELAKAAGVGEQVSEITERAMRGELDFAASFRERLALLKGLPETVLADIGASLRLTEGAETLFSELRRLGYKTAILSGGFTYFAKQLQAKLGIDYVFANELQIVDGLVTGVAVEPIVDAQRKADLLRQLAAKEGLRLEQTIAVGDGANDLPMLAIAGLGVAFRAKPLVKQSAKQAISTLGLDGILYLLGFRDRDGLE, from the coding sequence TTGCGCGAAATCGTCCTGATCAATATCACTGGCGAAGATCGCCCTGGTTTGACTGCTGCCATCACCGGCGTCCTGGCCCAGGGCGGGGTGAATATCCTCGATATTGGCCAGGCGGTGATCCATGACACCCTGTCGTTCGGCATTCTGGTCGAGATTCCGGATACCGAGCGCGCCTCGTCGGTGCTCAAGGACATCCTGTTTACCGCCTACAAGCTCGACCAGCAGGTGCGTTTTACTCCGGTGTCGGAGGCCGATTATCAGCAGTGGGTCAGCGGTCAGGGCAAGGCCCGGCACATCGTGACTCTGCTGACGCGCAAGGTCACCGCCGAGCAGCTGCAGCGCGTGAGTGCGATTACCGCCCGCTACGACCTGAATATCGACCACATCGATCGCCTCTCCGGGCGCATGCCGCTGGATATGCCCGCCGAGCAAGGCAAAGGCTGCATCGAATTTTCAGTGCGCGGCGAGCCGGCTGATCCAGCGGCATTGCGCGCCGAGTTTCTGAGTGTGGCGCAGGAGTTGAACGTCGATATCGCCTTCCAGCAGGACTCGCTGTATCGGCGTAATCGCCGCCTAGCGGTGTTCGACATGGACTCGACGCTGATCGAAGCCGAGGTCATCGATGAGTTGGCCAAGGCAGCCGGCGTCGGTGAGCAGGTATCCGAGATTACCGAGCGCGCGATGCGTGGTGAATTGGACTTTGCCGCCAGCTTTCGCGAGCGCTTGGCGCTGCTAAAAGGCTTGCCGGAAACGGTGCTGGCCGACATCGGCGCCTCTCTGCGCCTGACCGAGGGGGCGGAGACGCTATTCAGCGAACTGCGTAGGCTGGGTTACAAAACAGCGATTCTATCTGGCGGCTTCACCTATTTTGCCAAGCAGTTGCAGGCCAAGCTGGGTATCGACTATGTGTTCGCCAACGAGTTGCAAATCGTCGATGGCTTGGTCACCGGTGTAGCGGTCGAACCGATCGTCGATGCGCAACGTAAAGCCGATCTGCTGCGTCAGCTGGCGGCCAAGGAGGGTTTGCGTCTAGAGCAGACGATTGCCGTGGGCGATGGCGCCAATGACCTGCCGATGCTGGCGATTGCCGGGCTGGGTGTGGCGTTTCGCGCCAAGCCACTGGTGAAGCAGTCAGCCAAGCAGGCGATTTCGACCCTGGGGCTGGATGGCATCCTCTATCTACTCGGTTTTCGCGACCGCGACGGCCTGGAGTAG
- a CDS encoding EAL domain-containing protein, whose translation MAIEKKTIRLLILEDSQNEAERLVSLFRNAGRATRVHRLSSSDDLNEALQQSWDLLICAPSSEQLSPSEAIGAIRRQAKDIPVIQLLADNDSDSITEALMLGAQDALPQGEDERLVLVAKRELANLEERRARRASEVALREAEKRCQLLLDSSVDAITYVHDGMHIYANRAYLELFAYEDADELEGIPMIDLIGSSDQAGFKDFLKSYHSAEGHAELNCNGLKANGQSFPAQMSFSPATYDGEPCIQVVIRAETGNAELEEKLREISSQDLVTGLFNRTHFLGLMDSAAERAVNAGQPSTLAYIRVDSYATLLADIGLAGIDILLTDLANLLRAYFSTDAQLARFGDDVFAVLQPGVSPESTRENLSDLLKKVESHLFDVSGRTVQSTLSIGVAGLNERTTKAQDVVDRAHRCADELSDGNAIKLFNPADELAAAASRGNIVAMVQQALEKNSFSLLFQPIISLRGDSFEHYEALLRLIGPQGEEIPPVELFSAAKDAGLAEKIDRWVILNSIKLLADHRSKGHNTRLFVHLSSASVQDQTLLPWLSVALKAARLPSDSLVFQLNEPDAIAYLKQAKTITQGLNQLHCKTALTQFGCSLNPFNTLKHLHIDFVKVDSSFSQDLSSAENQEALKTMLASLHSQAKLTIVPFVESASVLATLWQAGVNYIQGHYLQGPSQSMDYDFSAEDE comes from the coding sequence ATGGCCATAGAAAAAAAAACCATTCGGCTACTGATACTCGAAGACTCGCAGAACGAGGCCGAGCGTCTGGTCAGCCTGTTCCGTAATGCAGGGCGGGCAACCCGCGTGCATCGCCTGAGCTCCAGCGACGACCTCAACGAGGCCCTGCAGCAAAGCTGGGACCTGCTGATTTGCGCACCAAGCAGCGAACAACTGTCGCCGAGTGAAGCCATTGGTGCGATTCGCCGTCAGGCCAAGGATATTCCGGTCATTCAGCTGCTCGCCGACAACGATTCCGACAGCATCACCGAAGCCTTGATGCTCGGTGCCCAGGACGCGTTACCGCAAGGTGAAGACGAGCGCCTGGTACTGGTAGCTAAGCGCGAGCTGGCGAATCTGGAAGAGCGCCGCGCACGCCGCGCCTCTGAAGTGGCGCTGCGCGAAGCAGAAAAGCGCTGCCAGCTGCTGCTCGACAGTTCCGTCGATGCCATCACCTATGTGCATGACGGCATGCACATCTATGCCAACCGCGCTTACCTTGAGCTGTTCGCCTACGAAGACGCGGACGAGCTCGAAGGCATACCGATGATCGACCTGATCGGCAGCAGCGACCAGGCCGGCTTTAAAGACTTCTTGAAGAGCTATCACAGCGCCGAAGGCCATGCCGAGCTCAATTGCAACGGACTAAAAGCCAACGGCCAAAGCTTCCCGGCGCAAATGAGCTTCTCACCGGCCACCTACGATGGTGAGCCCTGCATCCAAGTGGTGATTCGCGCCGAAACCGGCAACGCCGAACTGGAAGAAAAACTGCGCGAAATCAGCAGCCAGGATCTGGTCACCGGCCTGTTCAATCGCACCCACTTCCTCGGACTGATGGACAGCGCGGCTGAGCGTGCGGTGAATGCCGGTCAGCCCTCCACGCTGGCCTACATCCGAGTTGATAGTTACGCCACCCTGCTCGCCGACATTGGCCTGGCAGGCATCGATATTCTGCTCACCGACCTGGCCAATCTATTACGGGCCTACTTCAGCACCGACGCTCAGCTGGCGCGCTTTGGGGATGACGTATTTGCCGTACTGCAACCCGGAGTCAGCCCGGAAAGCACCCGTGAGAACCTGAGTGATCTGCTGAAAAAGGTCGAGAGCCACCTGTTCGACGTCAGCGGCCGTACCGTGCAAAGCACCCTATCGATAGGGGTCGCCGGGCTCAACGAAAGAACCACCAAGGCTCAGGACGTGGTCGACCGCGCCCACCGCTGCGCCGATGAGCTGAGCGATGGCAACGCCATCAAACTGTTCAACCCGGCCGACGAGCTGGCAGCAGCCGCGAGTCGCGGCAATATTGTCGCGATGGTGCAACAGGCATTGGAGAAAAACAGTTTCAGCCTGTTGTTCCAGCCGATCATCAGCTTGCGCGGCGACAGCTTTGAACACTATGAAGCGCTGTTGCGCCTGATCGGCCCTCAGGGTGAAGAAATTCCACCCGTAGAATTGTTCAGTGCCGCTAAAGACGCGGGGCTTGCTGAAAAAATTGATCGCTGGGTAATTCTCAACTCCATCAAACTGCTCGCGGACCACCGCAGCAAAGGTCACAACACGCGCCTGTTCGTCCACCTATCGAGCGCCAGCGTGCAGGACCAGACCCTTCTACCGTGGCTGAGCGTGGCCCTAAAAGCCGCACGCCTGCCGTCGGACTCGCTGGTGTTCCAGCTCAATGAGCCGGATGCAATTGCCTACCTGAAACAGGCCAAAACCATTACCCAAGGCCTCAATCAGCTGCATTGCAAAACAGCACTGACCCAGTTCGGCTGCTCGCTCAATCCTTTCAATACGCTCAAACACTTGCATATCGACTTTGTCAAAGTCGACAGCTCGTTCTCCCAAGACTTGAGCAGCGCTGAAAATCAGGAAGCACTGAAAACCATGCTGGCCAGCCTGCACTCCCAGGCGAAGCTGACCATCGTGCCATTCGTCGAGAGTGCCAGCGTGCTAGCCACACTGTGGCAGGCCGGAGTCAACTATATCCAGGGCCACTATCTGCAGGGCCCGAGCCAATCGATGGACTACGACTTCTCGGCTGAAGACGAGTAA
- a CDS encoding molecular chaperone, producing MDKQNSHLLLRVTTPDKQSLSFCEASPRDLKKWVDGLPKANIGETARQLYQALVELNQLLTPSENRLQLLEILRPEVYFVCKQLEKHFLSQAIVLDERPRKVANLCQALQNHMAIGYKLIVARLAAQPGRERHQLLAVALQRATHSLCGPLIRASQLYCPVPEGLWIELHQLYQIALARDLQKTIIRDSQASHTQGLSTEQSYLVALLLGCARCNQMRQSAIARLAEVLEPWSALATLQAGNDPTSLFAVAPQLDGPPRYISLFQPNQLHSAVGIDPSQLVDAIKEHLLLPAEGAAPSRLIVPEGFSHDMLQHLAAAWGDIAERTFQRSQGQGTLTLCIGMSALHFYLAGKRAFNDVLQVPVTTNAAVFKADTGAPDVWSNAFDAQKSNHWENGLPFEEIQYNKPERSGANTDSNSPESYPTFDVTIVNISPGGYCLSWPKDVPSQLQAGELLGIQGLPQQGWSIAVVRWIRQVRGGGTQMGIELIAPHAQACGLQLVRKAEQNSQYLRALLLPEISAISRPASLITARLPFQEGNKVSINLNGSEHRAVLSRRQTSTGSFNQFEYRGVEQISSEQGKPVTAPKSRMPGGEEDFDSLWKSL from the coding sequence ATGGATAAACAGAATTCTCACTTGCTACTGCGCGTTACCACGCCGGATAAGCAAAGCTTGTCATTCTGCGAAGCCAGCCCTCGTGATCTGAAAAAATGGGTCGATGGCCTGCCCAAAGCCAATATTGGTGAAACTGCACGCCAGCTGTACCAGGCACTTGTCGAACTCAATCAGCTACTAACGCCCTCGGAAAACCGCCTGCAATTGCTGGAAATCCTTCGGCCGGAAGTCTATTTCGTTTGCAAACAGCTGGAGAAACACTTCCTCAGCCAGGCCATCGTTCTCGATGAGCGTCCGCGCAAGGTCGCGAACCTTTGCCAGGCCCTGCAAAACCACATGGCCATTGGTTACAAGCTGATCGTCGCACGCCTGGCCGCCCAACCTGGCCGCGAACGCCACCAGCTGCTTGCAGTCGCCCTGCAGCGGGCCACCCACAGCCTGTGCGGCCCGCTAATCCGTGCCAGCCAACTTTATTGCCCGGTACCTGAAGGGCTGTGGATCGAATTGCACCAGCTGTACCAGATTGCCCTGGCGCGCGACCTGCAAAAGACCATTATTCGTGATAGCCAGGCCTCACACACCCAAGGCTTGAGCACCGAACAAAGCTACCTAGTCGCCCTACTGCTTGGTTGCGCGCGCTGCAACCAAATGCGCCAGAGCGCAATTGCACGCCTGGCCGAAGTGCTTGAGCCTTGGAGTGCACTTGCCACCTTGCAGGCAGGTAACGACCCCACAAGCTTGTTCGCAGTTGCTCCGCAACTCGACGGCCCGCCCCGCTATATTTCGCTGTTCCAGCCCAATCAACTGCACAGTGCAGTGGGCATCGATCCCAGCCAGCTCGTGGACGCCATCAAAGAACACCTGCTACTCCCGGCCGAGGGCGCTGCACCATCGCGCCTGATTGTCCCCGAAGGTTTCAGCCATGACATGCTTCAACACCTGGCCGCCGCCTGGGGTGATATCGCTGAACGCACCTTCCAGCGCAGCCAAGGCCAAGGGACCCTGACCCTGTGCATCGGCATGAGCGCGCTGCATTTCTACCTGGCGGGCAAGCGCGCATTCAACGACGTGCTGCAAGTACCCGTGACGACCAACGCAGCCGTGTTCAAGGCCGACACAGGGGCGCCTGATGTCTGGTCAAACGCTTTCGATGCACAAAAGAGTAACCACTGGGAAAACGGTCTACCTTTCGAAGAAATCCAGTACAACAAGCCTGAAAGAAGCGGCGCGAATACCGACAGCAACAGCCCTGAAAGCTACCCGACCTTCGACGTGACAATCGTCAACATCAGCCCCGGTGGTTATTGCCTGTCGTGGCCCAAGGATGTCCCCAGCCAACTCCAAGCCGGCGAACTGCTCGGCATACAAGGTTTGCCTCAGCAAGGCTGGAGCATTGCCGTGGTGCGCTGGATTCGCCAAGTGCGTGGTGGTGGCACGCAAATGGGCATTGAGCTGATTGCCCCGCATGCGCAGGCCTGCGGTTTGCAGTTAGTACGTAAGGCCGAGCAAAACAGCCAGTATCTGCGCGCCCTTCTACTGCCAGAAATAAGCGCCATTTCACGACCCGCCAGCCTGATTACGGCCCGCCTACCCTTCCAGGAAGGCAACAAGGTCAGCATTAATCTCAATGGCAGCGAGCACCGTGCAGTGCTCAGCCGCCGACAAACCAGCACCGGCAGTTTCAACCAGTTTGAGTACCGTGGCGTCGAGCAAATCAGCAGTGAGCAAGGGAAGCCTGTCACAGCACCGAAAAGCCGGATGCCAGGCGGGGAGGAAGACTTTGACTCACTCTGGAAGTCGCTGTAG
- a CDS encoding AhpA/YtjB family protein, with amino-acid sequence MNRPTPVKPDNFFLLLFQALRQRRIPLALRIVSHSLLLVALALVIYGWVIGMQFKHAMQQQAEALGTSLITQTAASATELLVSNDILSLNVLLNNLVKNPLVAHAAIYSVDNRILAEAGSRPSQSMLGETEGLYSTPITFQEVIAGQLRISLDMQQFQQPMTISLQSMGILSLILLALTLSLSMRLGRHISTPLLQLRVWLRDPDDPAPGAGRQDEIGDLARQLQARLIPETPAQPEEEPFYDDEPIAQDDDDYLPESFDDEPDFEVRNLHDERFDEGDDVAEPLHTRTTSYTDSTLDDPFSELRDEAEPEPTPALAPVTQQPLPSAVLAIQLGAQEQLRRLPRSRLMELLQRYRDCLDRAASLYQGELHTLSDGSSLMLFHQLDIGEDYLTHAICCGELMRALGHALQIEVADSGITLQLQLGLTLGENLSDLSQGDLLLSETAQSALALSQHSRNLLLVERSIADDPLVSQRARIRAIASPQGACCVERLLEPYPSLLERQLARMHESI; translated from the coding sequence GTGAACCGGCCTACCCCCGTAAAACCCGATAACTTCTTCCTGCTGCTGTTCCAGGCCCTGCGCCAACGGCGCATACCCCTAGCGCTGCGCATTGTCAGCCACAGCTTATTGCTGGTGGCCCTGGCACTGGTGATCTATGGCTGGGTCATCGGCATGCAGTTCAAACATGCCATGCAGCAACAGGCCGAAGCCCTGGGCACCAGCCTGATCACCCAGACGGCCGCCTCGGCGACAGAGTTGTTAGTGTCTAACGACATCCTCAGCCTCAATGTGCTGCTCAATAATCTGGTGAAAAATCCGCTGGTAGCCCACGCTGCGATCTACAGCGTAGACAACCGCATCCTCGCAGAAGCGGGCTCACGCCCCAGCCAGAGCATGCTCGGTGAAACCGAGGGGCTGTATTCGACGCCGATCACCTTCCAAGAAGTCATCGCCGGGCAGCTGCGCATCAGCCTGGACATGCAGCAATTCCAGCAACCAATGACCATCAGCCTGCAGAGCATGGGCATTCTCAGCCTGATCCTGCTGGCCCTTACCCTGTCCTTGAGCATGCGTCTGGGCCGGCATATCTCCACCCCATTGCTGCAACTACGGGTATGGCTGCGTGACCCGGATGACCCTGCACCTGGCGCCGGCCGCCAAGATGAAATCGGCGACCTGGCGCGCCAGCTACAAGCTCGTCTGATACCAGAAACGCCTGCGCAACCGGAAGAAGAGCCGTTCTATGACGACGAGCCGATCGCCCAGGACGATGACGACTACCTGCCTGAATCGTTCGACGATGAGCCGGACTTCGAAGTGCGCAATCTGCACGATGAACGCTTCGATGAGGGGGATGACGTCGCCGAGCCCCTGCATACTCGCACCACCTCTTACACCGACAGCACGCTGGATGATCCATTTTCCGAGCTGCGCGATGAAGCCGAACCTGAGCCCACTCCCGCTCTAGCGCCTGTCACACAGCAACCCCTGCCCAGCGCTGTACTGGCGATCCAGCTGGGTGCGCAGGAACAGCTGCGCCGCCTGCCGCGCAGCCGCCTAATGGAGTTGCTGCAGCGTTACCGCGACTGCCTGGACCGGGCTGCCAGCCTGTATCAGGGTGAGTTACACACCCTTAGTGATGGCAGCAGCCTGATGCTGTTCCACCAGCTGGATATTGGCGAGGACTACCTGACCCATGCCATCTGCTGTGGCGAACTGATGCGCGCCCTGGGTCATGCCTTGCAGATCGAAGTGGCGGACAGTGGCATCACCCTGCAACTGCAGCTTGGCCTGACTCTGGGCGAAAACCTCAGTGATCTTAGCCAGGGCGACCTATTGCTGAGCGAGACGGCTCAAAGTGCCCTGGCGCTGTCACAGCACAGCCGCAACCTACTATTGGTCGAACGCAGCATTGCCGACGATCCATTGGTGAGCCAGCGCGCGCGCATTCGCGCCATCGCCAGCCCGCAAGGCGCCTGCTGCGTTGAGCGCCTGCTAGAACCCTACCCATCGCTACTGGAACGCCAACTGGCGCGCATGCACGAAAGCATTTAA
- a CDS encoding PqiC family protein encodes MTAQRLPAILLLAGLLGLAGCMRYQQAPLYQLDSGDIRVPSAEQGIAVLLGPVAIADYLQREALLQRQADGSLTAADDARWAGSLAADLDQQLLRQLASRLDSQRLVLAPATAGFVPQVRLGLSITRLDSGPQRPAVLEAQWRLAGADGKLLDGRLVHLEEGHNGGIVDQVRAQSLVVQQLVEQLAVAVETHGTPAPQAPAPTRKPAPIKPAPPAAPRIPVVEPMRDESEVFRF; translated from the coding sequence ATGACTGCACAGCGTTTACCCGCAATTTTACTGCTGGCTGGCCTGCTTGGCCTGGCGGGCTGTATGCGCTATCAGCAAGCGCCGTTGTACCAGCTCGACAGCGGCGATATCCGCGTGCCTTCAGCGGAGCAGGGCATCGCCGTGTTGCTCGGGCCGGTGGCGATTGCTGATTATCTACAGCGTGAAGCCCTGTTGCAGCGCCAGGCCGATGGTAGCCTGACCGCTGCCGACGATGCGCGTTGGGCCGGTAGCTTGGCGGCAGATCTGGACCAGCAGTTGCTGCGTCAGCTGGCCTCGCGGCTGGACAGCCAGCGACTGGTGCTAGCACCTGCCACCGCCGGTTTTGTGCCGCAGGTGCGTCTAGGGTTATCGATTACGCGCCTGGACTCCGGTCCGCAGCGCCCGGCCGTGCTGGAAGCGCAGTGGCGGCTTGCAGGAGCGGATGGCAAGTTGCTTGACGGGCGTTTGGTGCACCTGGAAGAAGGCCACAATGGCGGCATCGTCGATCAGGTGCGAGCGCAGAGCCTGGTGGTGCAACAACTGGTCGAGCAATTGGCCGTGGCCGTCGAAACGCACGGCACTCCGGCCCCGCAAGCGCCCGCGCCGACCCGCAAGCCTGCGCCGATAAAGCCCGCGCCGCCTGCTGCGCCGCGTATTCCAGTGGTTGAGCCAATGCGTGATGAAAGCGAAGTGTTCCGCTTTTAG